In the genome of Chrysemys picta bellii isolate R12L10 unplaced genomic scaffold, ASM1138683v2 scaf2097, whole genome shotgun sequence, one region contains:
- the LOC135980181 gene encoding uncharacterized protein LOC135980181 isoform X1: MFGRRLCRWPQSLREAAAIFPRSRAAPPSPLAGKELPARPGGGSAQPSGGENPLPAQAPRWERPGRNGAGPGCSWAGRTQRRRGAGQGDSGACCVGSSGPRSPALIPRRRHRPARSLRTFQPPQGRRWRIPVPPPAARPLPMGQQQCLGLGQQRGRWAPQLCSSTMTPAPEPELETHLLRAALHAVFTLGMEKDTTQVQDLPRVLPDLLDAMLGNLLAESPDTDRLQYILENSAEFPRMGHHMAQLALSVSDPAKDISRQAREGVYRLYQLLLHQRGKEPSWEMAPARRVRLGPQPISLRLTPAGG; the protein is encoded by the exons atgttcggaagaaggctctgcaggtggccccagagcctgagggaagcagctgccatcttcccccggagcagagcagctcctccgtccccactggcggggaaggagctcccggccaggccaggaggtggaagtgcccagccttctggcggagaaaacccgctcccagcgcaggcgccgaggtgggagaggccaggtcgaaatggagctgggccaggctgcagctgggcaggcaggacccagcgcaggaggggagccgggcagggtgactctggggcatgttgtgtgggcagcagcggccccaggagcccagccctgattcccaggaggaggcatcgccctgcccggtcactgaggaccttccagcctccccagggcaggaggtggaggatccctgtcccaccaccagcagctcgacccctccccatgggacagcagcagtgcctgggactcgggcagcagcgaggccgatgggcgccgcagctttgttccag caccatgacacctgccccggagccagagctggagacccacctcctccgagctgccctgcacgccgtcttcaccctgggcatggagaaggacaccacccaagtgcag gatctgcctagggtcttgccagacctcctggacgccatgctggggaacctgctggcagagtccccagacactgacaggctccagtacatcttggag aactcagcggaattccccaggatgggtcaccacatggcacagctggctctgtccgtcagtgacccagccaaggacatcagccggcaggccagggagggggtttaccggctctaccagctgctgctgcaccagaggggtaaggaacccagctgggaaatggcacccgcaagaagagtgagactgggaccccagccaatttctctcagactgaccccggctggaggatga
- the LOC135980181 gene encoding uncharacterized protein LOC135980181 isoform X2, giving the protein MTPAPEPELETHLLRAALHAVFTLGMEKDTTQVQDLPRVLPDLLDAMLGNLLAESPDTDRLQYILENSAEFPRMGHHMAQLALSVSDPAKDISRQAREGVYRLYQLLLHQRGKEPSWEMAPARRVRLGPQPISLRLTPAGG; this is encoded by the exons atgacacctgccccggagccagagctggagacccacctcctccgagctgccctgcacgccgtcttcaccctgggcatggagaaggacaccacccaagtgcag gatctgcctagggtcttgccagacctcctggacgccatgctggggaacctgctggcagagtccccagacactgacaggctccagtacatcttggag aactcagcggaattccccaggatgggtcaccacatggcacagctggctctgtccgtcagtgacccagccaaggacatcagccggcaggccagggagggggtttaccggctctaccagctgctgctgcaccagaggggtaaggaacccagctgggaaatggcacccgcaagaagagtgagactgggaccccagccaatttctctcagactgaccccggctggaggatga